Proteins from a genomic interval of uncultured Desulfuromusa sp.:
- a CDS encoding PAS domain S-box protein: MRNLSNRHDLLSAFLLFIVLETVMVLFLWLPYRDKEAAILDQHTALLLDSFDKAKSSYRKLADYTFHSVINQPEFLAFYRQANNPDPAVSDTVRQQLFKKMEPYYISLKAQNLKQMHFHLPDSTSFLRMHKPLEYGDSLVKTRFSVDLANRTRTYVEGFEAGIHINGYRYIYPLNDSNGSHLGSVEFVLSFQSIRDDIESESRNSIDIIFSKAIKDKPFWPRIASDFHTCVLNDQFLHREPAHQPSNFQEIYLRVGSQQQRKLASLMGQGKAGSIFSAGSVISILPVENIRGTQTAIYLSMIDESNPIASLRQTYQQLGLMLTTIAILVTLAVYAFLRKRAQFTQKLSESVDNLNNTVTAIDRSGIDVHWVDYDSGRLIFVNQNTTALLGYSEEELLSQHIWDLDHGLSREDFLLLRDKIRDAGHIIFETLYEHREGHALPVEMTVSYREPTAEFPAHFITFAKDISDRKLAEQEHQRLNQENELILSSIGDGIFGVDRNGNTTVMNPAAEQMLGWSKEEMKGQRHHPLIHHSRADGSPRPEEECHVYRSIQEGQTYRIDEDLFWRKDGTSFPISYVCAPKIEEGQVTGAVVTFQDITVPLKNKELLSRTLELQKEQSRLLKNIVNNLPARVFWKDKELRYLGCNNLFAQDASLTNEQDLIGKDDYDMVWKNEAEMYRADDQQVMDTGESKINIIEPQTQDNGKVIWVNTSKVPLKDDNGNVYGMMGIYSDLTELIEAKSAAEAASQAKSNFLATVSHEIRTPLNGMIGLTNLALRTDLTEQQRGYLKQAMSASKTLLTMINDILNYSKIEAGKLELESTPFFLDRLLEQVTAQFTFLAEDKGIELDAYLDAKIPDSLEGDAYRLQQILNNLVANAIKFTDQGEITIRAELVEQRNEELTIKFSVSDTGIGIESSAIDHLFQPFTQKDASDTRKYGGTGLGLSICKRLSELMGGKIWAESQLGEGSSFHFTVILKQSDAVPVDVPDSRNISPGAWKHFSGSVLVAEDTPVNQIVIKELLCNFGCDVTLVENGQEAVTACKNSAYDLVLMDIQMPVMDGYEATRSIREFNRDIPIIALSAAVQADDHDASQAAGMNDHLAKPLDEIQLQGVLMHHLKPVAVPDNDTVKEAGEKEKRQLDSSNTPSGLDTQAALKRLGGKTYLYVIALESLLETTSNLVAEFDRCLEAHDMLGAYKKFHTLKGSAATVGAVDLAEFADTWSKILRTEEPIEDTAELRRQLHNHVKIAREGALAVIEKFKGEDQ; encoded by the coding sequence ATGAGAAATCTTTCAAATCGTCATGACCTGCTATCGGCATTCCTGCTGTTTATCGTTCTGGAAACAGTCATGGTTCTGTTTTTATGGCTACCATACCGGGACAAAGAGGCCGCGATCCTCGACCAGCATACAGCACTATTGCTTGATTCCTTCGACAAGGCCAAAAGTTCATACCGAAAATTGGCAGATTATACCTTCCATTCGGTCATCAACCAGCCGGAGTTTCTGGCTTTTTATCGGCAGGCGAATAACCCTGACCCTGCAGTCAGTGATACGGTCAGGCAGCAACTTTTCAAAAAAATGGAACCATATTATATCTCTCTCAAAGCACAGAACTTAAAACAAATGCATTTTCATTTGCCGGACAGCACCAGCTTTCTGAGGATGCATAAACCCCTTGAGTATGGTGACAGCCTGGTAAAGACACGCTTCTCGGTGGACTTGGCAAATCGTACCAGAACGTATGTCGAAGGGTTTGAAGCCGGCATTCATATTAACGGTTACCGTTATATCTACCCTTTAAATGACAGCAACGGGTCACATCTCGGAAGTGTTGAATTCGTGCTTTCATTTCAGTCTATTCGTGATGATATCGAATCAGAGAGCCGTAACTCCATTGATATTATTTTCAGCAAAGCAATCAAGGATAAACCTTTTTGGCCGCGCATAGCGTCAGACTTTCACACCTGTGTGTTAAATGATCAGTTCCTGCATCGAGAGCCGGCTCACCAACCTTCCAATTTCCAGGAAATTTACCTTCGGGTGGGTTCTCAACAGCAAAGAAAACTTGCAAGCTTGATGGGACAAGGAAAAGCAGGATCAATTTTCTCTGCCGGTTCTGTCATCTCCATTTTGCCGGTTGAAAATATCAGAGGCACTCAAACCGCTATCTATCTGAGCATGATTGATGAGTCAAATCCAATTGCTTCGCTTCGGCAGACCTATCAGCAGCTGGGGCTGATGCTGACAACGATAGCAATCCTTGTAACTCTGGCGGTCTATGCTTTTCTAAGAAAACGGGCCCAGTTCACTCAAAAACTGTCAGAATCCGTCGATAATCTCAACAACACCGTCACCGCAATTGACCGCAGTGGGATCGATGTTCACTGGGTCGATTATGACAGCGGACGTTTAATCTTTGTCAATCAGAATACAACGGCATTGCTGGGATACTCGGAAGAAGAACTGTTAAGCCAGCATATCTGGGATCTTGACCATGGACTGAGCCGCGAAGATTTCTTACTCCTGCGAGATAAGATTCGCGATGCCGGTCACATAATTTTTGAAACACTCTATGAGCACCGCGAAGGACATGCGCTTCCTGTGGAAATGACGGTTTCCTACCGAGAACCCACAGCCGAGTTCCCGGCCCACTTCATAACCTTTGCCAAAGACATATCGGATCGGAAGTTGGCCGAACAAGAGCACCAGCGCCTCAATCAGGAAAATGAACTGATTCTTTCATCGATTGGTGATGGCATCTTCGGTGTTGACCGAAACGGAAACACCACAGTTATGAACCCTGCGGCGGAACAGATGCTGGGCTGGAGCAAAGAGGAAATGAAAGGGCAGCGGCATCATCCGTTAATACACCATAGCCGCGCAGATGGCAGCCCTCGTCCTGAAGAGGAATGTCATGTCTATCGCTCAATCCAGGAAGGTCAGACTTACCGGATTGATGAAGATCTATTCTGGCGCAAAGATGGGACCTCTTTCCCGATCAGCTATGTTTGCGCTCCGAAAATCGAAGAAGGTCAGGTGACCGGTGCAGTGGTGACATTTCAAGATATTACCGTGCCGCTGAAAAACAAAGAGCTGCTTTCCAGAACCCTTGAATTGCAAAAAGAACAAAGCAGGTTACTTAAAAATATTGTCAATAATCTCCCGGCCAGAGTCTTTTGGAAAGACAAGGAGTTAAGGTACCTGGGTTGCAACAACTTGTTTGCTCAAGATGCCTCATTGACAAATGAACAGGACCTGATCGGCAAAGACGATTACGACATGGTCTGGAAAAATGAAGCTGAAATGTATCGAGCAGATGATCAACAGGTGATGGATACAGGAGAAAGCAAGATCAATATTATTGAACCGCAAACTCAGGACAATGGAAAGGTCATTTGGGTCAACACGTCGAAAGTTCCCTTGAAAGATGACAATGGCAATGTTTACGGGATGATGGGCATCTATTCCGACCTGACCGAGCTGATTGAAGCCAAATCGGCTGCCGAAGCAGCCAGCCAGGCCAAGTCCAACTTTCTGGCAACCGTGAGCCATGAGATTCGCACGCCCCTCAATGGTATGATCGGCCTGACCAATCTGGCCTTGCGGACCGATCTGACGGAACAACAGCGCGGCTACCTCAAGCAGGCTATGAGTGCTTCAAAAACCTTACTGACAATGATTAACGATATCCTCAACTACTCCAAAATCGAAGCCGGCAAGCTTGAACTTGAATCCACTCCATTCTTTCTGGATCGTTTGCTGGAACAGGTTACAGCACAATTCACTTTTTTGGCTGAGGATAAAGGGATCGAATTAGATGCATATCTGGATGCAAAAATCCCCGACAGTCTGGAAGGCGATGCGTACCGTTTGCAACAAATCCTCAACAACCTTGTCGCCAATGCCATCAAATTTACCGATCAGGGTGAAATCACCATACGTGCCGAACTGGTAGAGCAGAGAAATGAAGAACTGACGATAAAATTCAGTGTCTCGGATACCGGTATCGGCATCGAGTCCAGCGCTATTGACCATCTGTTTCAACCTTTTACGCAAAAAGATGCCTCCGATACCCGCAAGTACGGCGGTACGGGGCTGGGTCTTTCTATCTGCAAACGACTGAGTGAGCTGATGGGAGGCAAAATCTGGGCGGAAAGCCAGCTTGGGGAAGGCAGCAGCTTTCACTTTACGGTCATTTTGAAACAGAGCGATGCAGTGCCGGTCGATGTTCCGGACAGCCGGAACATTTCTCCCGGGGCGTGGAAGCACTTCAGTGGCTCTGTGCTGGTCGCTGAAGACACCCCCGTCAACCAAATTGTTATTAAAGAACTTCTTTGCAATTTCGGTTGTGACGTGACTCTGGTAGAAAATGGACAGGAAGCGGTGACGGCCTGTAAAAACAGTGCCTACGATCTGGTTCTCATGGACATTCAAATGCCGGTCATGGATGGATACGAAGCCACCCGGTCTATCCGCGAGTTTAATCGGGATATTCCAATTATTGCACTGAGTGCTGCAGTCCAGGCAGATGACCATGATGCCTCGCAAGCTGCCGGGATGAATGACCATCTCGCTAAACCCCTGGACGAAATTCAGCTACAAGGAGTTCTCATGCACCACCTCAAGCCTGTAGCGGTACCGGATAACGACACTGTCAAAGAAGCCGGCGAAAAAGAAAAAAGGCAGCTGGATTCCAGCAACACGCCGTCCGGATTGGATACACAAGCCGCACTGAAGCGCCTCGGCGGAAAAACATATCTCTATGTCATCGCACTGGAGAGTCTATTGGAAACGACCTCCAATCTTGTTGCAGAATTCGATCGGTGTCTGGAGGCTCATGACATGCTTGGTGCATATAAAAAGTTTCATACCCTCAAGGGAAGTGCGGCCACGGTGGGAGCTGTCGATCTTGCAGAGTTCGCTGACACATGGTCTAAGATACTCCGAACAGAAGAACCCATAGAGGATACGGCTGAATTGCGACGGCAGCTGCATAATCATGTCAAAATCGCAAGGGAAGGTGCTCTGGCTGTTATTGAAAAATTTAAGGGAGAAGATCAATGA
- a CDS encoding HD domain-containing phosphohydrolase, producing MMNKRRILVVDDTAINIKIINELLKDEYHISIATNGPDALALISSENQPDLILLDIMMPGMDGYEVCKQIKQEESTSSIPVLFLTSMGQSEDETMGLEIGAVDYITKPINPPILLQRVRNHMALHLHHERLEELVSQRTEQLREGYIDTIHRLTLASEYKDEDTGAHIKRISHYSQELAKSIGMPEKFCDEIFYASPMHDIGKVAIPDAILLKKGPLDDAEWEVMKTHAEIGAKILSGSHSPFLEMAVEIAQCHHERWDGSGYPNKLSGQDIPLTARIMNIADQYDALRSIRPYKPAFDHQKTMSIILKGDGRTLPQHFDPDLLKSFENIADRFAEIFTKHSEL from the coding sequence ATGATGAATAAACGCAGAATTCTGGTCGTTGATGATACTGCGATCAACATCAAAATCATCAACGAACTGCTTAAGGATGAATATCACATCAGTATTGCAACCAACGGTCCCGACGCCCTTGCCCTGATTTCATCAGAGAATCAGCCGGACCTGATTTTGCTCGACATCATGATGCCGGGGATGGATGGTTACGAGGTCTGCAAACAGATTAAACAGGAGGAATCAACCAGCAGTATTCCCGTCCTGTTTCTAACCTCAATGGGCCAGTCAGAAGATGAAACCATGGGGTTGGAAATCGGCGCGGTCGACTATATTACCAAACCGATCAACCCACCGATTCTTTTGCAACGGGTTAGAAACCACATGGCTCTGCATCTTCATCATGAGCGTCTCGAAGAATTGGTGTCCCAGAGGACCGAGCAGCTCCGTGAAGGTTATATCGATACGATCCATCGTTTGACCCTCGCCTCTGAATATAAAGACGAGGATACCGGTGCTCACATTAAGCGAATCAGTCACTATTCACAAGAGCTTGCCAAAAGCATAGGTATGCCGGAAAAGTTTTGTGATGAAATTTTCTATGCGTCCCCAATGCATGACATCGGTAAGGTCGCGATACCGGACGCTATTCTGTTAAAGAAAGGGCCACTGGATGACGCCGAATGGGAGGTGATGAAAACCCATGCTGAGATCGGTGCCAAAATTCTTTCCGGCTCACATTCCCCTTTTCTGGAAATGGCTGTTGAAATTGCCCAATGTCACCATGAGCGCTGGGATGGTAGCGGTTACCCCAATAAGCTCTCCGGACAGGACATTCCGCTCACCGCCCGGATTATGAATATTGCTGATCAATACGATGCATTACGCAGTATAAGACCCTATAAGCCGGCTTTTGATCATCAAAAAACCATGTCGATCATCCTTAAAGGCGATGGCCGTACACTTCCACAGCATTTTGATCCGGATCTATTGAAATCCTTTGAAAATATTGCAGATCGGTTTGCCGAGATCTTCACAAAACACAGCGAATTATAA